The following proteins are encoded in a genomic region of Glycine max cultivar Williams 82 chromosome 18, Glycine_max_v4.0, whole genome shotgun sequence:
- the LOC102661577 gene encoding uncharacterized protein, whose translation MDPIKYIFEKPTLTRRIARWQVLLSEFDIIYVTQREIKGSALADYLAQQPIHDYQPMHPEFPDEDIMTLFEEEVEDEDRDKWIVWFDGVSNALGHGIGEVLVSPDKQYIPFMARLYFDCTNNIAEYEACALGIRAAIDFRVKLVKVYGDSTLVIHRLKGESETKDHKLVPYQAYIKKLMELYDDISFHHIPREENQMGDALATLSSMFKVSHHGDLPYIKFKCRGEPGHCCLIKEEEDGKSWYFDIK comes from the coding sequence atggatcccatcaagtacatctttgaaaagcccaCTCTCACTAGAAGGATAGCTCGGTGGCAGGTTCTGTTGTCAGAATTTGATATTATCTACGTCACTCAGAGGGAAATAAAGGGGAGTGCCTTGGCGGATTATCTAGCTCAACAACCCATTCATGATTATCAGCCTATGCATCCAGAATTTCCTGATGAAGATATCATGACCTTGTTTGAGGAGGAGGTCGAAGATGAGGACAGGGATAAGTGgattgtgtggtttgatggtGTGTCTAATGCACTAGGCCATGGGATAGGGGAAGTATTGGTTTCCCCAGATAAACAATATATACCTTTCATGGCTAGGTTGTACTTCGACTGCACAAACAACATAGCGGAGTACGAGGCATGTGCCCTTGGGATCCGAGCAGCGATCGACTTTAGGGTCAAGTTAGTCAAGGTATACGGGGACTCAACATTGGTGATTCATCGGTTGAAAGGTGAATCGGAGACCAAAGACCACAAATTGGTGCCTTATCAGGCTTACATCAAGAAATTGATGGAACTCTATGATGACATATCATTTCATCACATTCCTAGAGAGGAAAACCAGATGGGCGACGCCCTTGCCACTCTGTCGTCCATGTTCAAAGTGAGCCATCACGGAGATTTGCCATACATCAAGTTCAAATGTCGTGGTGAGCCTGGACATTGCTGTTTGATAAAAGAAGAGGAGGATGGTAAGTCTTGGTACTTCGATATCAAATGA